Part of the Oscillibacter hominis genome is shown below.
CACAATGGTGTCGCGCATCTTGTCGCTGATGGAGTAGGGCGGGTAGACGGCCATGGAGTCGCCGCTGTGGATGCCCGCCCGCTCGATGTGCTGCATGATGCCGGGAATCAGCACGTCGGCGCCGTCGGAGATCACGTCCACCTCCAGCTCGCTGCCCTGGAGGTACTGGTCCACCAGGACGGGGTTCTCGATCCTGCCGGAGAGGATGACGTCCATGTAGCGGCGGACTTCCTCGTCGTTGTGGGCGATGACCATGTTCTGGCCGCCGATCACATAGCTGGGCCGCAGCAGCACGGGGTAGCCCAGCTCGGCGGCCGCCTTCAGCGCGCCCTCCATGCCGGTGACGCCGCAGCCCTTGGGCCGCTTGATCTCAAACTGCTCCAGCAATGCGTCGAAGCGCTCCCGGTCCTCGGCCATGTCGATGGACTCGGCGCTGGTGCCTAAGATGGGGATGCCCCGCTCGTCCAAAAACTTGGCCAGGGAGATGGCGGTCTGGCCGCCAAAGGCCACCACCACGCCCACGGGCTTCTCCACGTCGATGATGTCCATCACATCCTCGGGGCACAGTGGCTCAAAGTACAGCCGGTCGGCGGTGTCGTAGTCGGTGGACACGGTCTCCGGGTTGTTGTTGATGATGACCACCTCGTAGCCCAACTCCTTCAGCGTCCAGACGCAGTGGACGGAGGAGTAGTCGAACTCGATGCCCTGGCCGATGCGGATCGGCCCGGAGCCCAGGACGATGATCACCGGCTTTCCGGACCGGGGGAAGGAGCGAGACTCGCACACATTGTCGGCGGTGGAGTAGAAGTAGGGCGTCTCGGCGTCGAACTCCGCGCCGCAGGTGTCCACCATCTTGTAGACCGACTTGCGGTGCAGGGGGAGGCCCTTGCCGCTGAGGCGGCGCAGCGCCTCGTCGGGATAGCCCATGCGCTTGCCCTGGAGGTACAGCTCCTCCGTCATGGGGCCCTTGGCGATGCGCTGTTCAAACTCCGCCATGCCGGAGAGCTTGGAAAGGAACCAGCGGTCGATCCTGGTGATCTCGTGGAGCTCATCCACGCTGTAGCCCGCCTTCAGCGCCTCAAAGAGGGTGAAGAGGCGCCGGTCGTCCACCCGCTGTAGCCTGCTTTCCAGGGGCGCGCCGTCCAGGGGCTTGGCGTTGAGGGTGTCCAAGGAGATGGCCGCGCCCCGGACTGCCTTCATCAACGCCGCCTCAAAAGAGGGGGCGATGGACATGACCTCGCCGGTGGCCTTCATCTGGGTGCCTAAGGTGCGGGCCGCGTCGGCGAACTTGTCAAAGGGCCACTTGGGCACCTTCACCACCACATAGTCCAGCGTGGGCTCAAAGCAGGCGCAGGTCTTGCCGGTGATGTCGTTCCGGATCTCGTCCAGGCGATAGCCCAGGGCGATCTTGGTGGTGATCTTGGCAATGGGGTAGCCCGTGGCCTTGGAGGCCAGGGCGGAGGAGCGGGACACCCGGGGGTTTACCTCGATGACCGCGTACTCAAAGCTGTCCGGGTTCAGCGCCAGCTGGCAGTTGCACCCGCCCACGATGCCCAGGGAGGAGATGATGTCCAGCGAGGCGCTGCGGAGCATCTGGTATTCCTTGTCCGAAAGGGTCAGGGCCGGGGCCACCACGATGGAGTCGCCGGTGTGGACGCCCACGGGGTCAAAGTTCTCCATGGAGCACACGGCGATCACGTTGCCGGCGCCGTCCCGCATGGTCTCGAACTCAATTTCCTTCCAGCCGAAGATTGCTTTTTCCACCAGGATCTGGCGGATGGGGGAGGCATCCAGGCCGGTGCCGGCGATGATGCGCAGCTCCTCCGCGTTGCTGGCCGCGCCGCCGCCCGCGCCGCCCAGGGTAAAGGCGGGCCGGACGATGACGGGGTAGCCGATGCGCTCCGCCACGGAAAGCGCGGTCTCCACGTCCTCGGCGATGTCCGAGGGAATCACCGGCTGGCCGATGCGCTCCATGGTTTCCTTGAAGAGCTCCCGGTCCTCGGCCTGGGAGATGGCGTCGGCGTCGGTGCCCAAAAGCCGCACGCCCCGGCTCTTGAGGAAGCCGTCCTTGGCCAGCTGCATGGCCAGCGTCAGGCCCGTCTGGCCGCCCAAGGAGGCCAGCATGCTGTCGGGCCGCTCCTTGTCGATGATGCGCTTGATGGTCTCCTTGGTGAGGGGTTCCAGGTAGATCTTGTCCGCCATGGCCTTGTCGGTCATGATGGTGGCGGGGTTGGAGTTGCACAGCACCACGCTGACGCCCGCCTCCTTCAGCACCCGGCAGGCCTGGGCCCCGGCGTAGTCAAACTCGGCGGCCTGGCCGATGACGATGGGGCCGGAGCCGATGACCAGCACCTTTTTGATCGTGGTATCAAGAGGCATTACCGCTCACCTCCCATCAAATTCATAAAGCGGTCGAAGAGGAATGAAGTGTCCCTGGGCCCGGAGCAGGCCTCCGGGTGGAACTGAACGGTGAAGCACTTGAGTTCCGGGTAGTCGATGCCCTCGCAGGTGCCGTCATTGGCGTTCACAAGGCTGACCCTTCCGGAGCCCACCGTGTCCGCGTCCACTGCGTAGCCGTGGTTCTGGCTGGTGATGTAGGTGCGCTGGCCGTTCACTTCCTTCACCGGCTGGTTGACACCCCGGTGGCCGTATTTGAGCTTATAGGTCCTGCCGCCGGCGGCCAGTGCCGTCAGCTGGTGGCCCAGGCAGATGCCGAACATGGGCACCTTGCCCAAAAGCCGGCGGATCTGCTCGATCTGGAAGAGGTCGTCGGCCGGGTCGCCAGGGCCGTTGGAGAGCATCACGCCGTCCGCGCTCAGCGCCAGCACATCCTCGGCCCGGGCGGTGCAGGGCAGCGCCGTCACCTCGCAGTGGCGCTTTTGCAGCTCCCGGATGATGTTGCGCTTGGCACCGTAGTCGATGAGGGCCACCCGGCGGCGCACTTCCCCCTGGGCGGGGAAGACCTCCAGCTCCGTGCGGCTGACCGCCTCCACCGCGCCCTTCACGGCATAGGTACGCACAGCCTTCAAGTCCCCGGGGACCTTGGAGCAGATGATGGCGTTCATCACGCCGTGCTCCCGGATGATGCGGGTCAGCTCCCGGGTGTCCAGGCCGCACAGGCCCGGCACGCCCCGCTCCTTTAAAAACCGGTCCAGCTTGTACTGGCTGCGGAAGTTGGAGGGCGCGTCACATACCTCCCGGACCACGTAGCCCCGGACGGCGCACTCGCCCTCAAAATCCTGCTCGATGACGCCGTAATTGCCGATCAGCGGGAAGGTCTGCATGACAATCTGGCCGCAGTAGCTGGGGTCGGTCAGCGTCTCCAGGTAGCCGCACATGCCGGTGGTGAACACCAGCTCCCCCACGCTGTCCGTCTCTGCGCCGAAGCGCAGCCCCTCAAAGACCTGCCCGTCGGCAAGCACCAAATATCCCTTGTTCATATCCCTCTCCCTTTTCCGTGAATTTTGATTCCGATAAAGGACAGAATGTTCCATAATCTATCTTATTATGAAGGAAAACCCTACAATAGTCCAGAATCAATTGCCAAATACTTCAATCAAGATTGCACAAATCCCTTGGTGGAATTTGTGCAGTTTTACGAATTATCCCAGCCGCTTTTGTGCAAAAATTCTCCGGCTCCCTCACAAAATTTCTTTACAAAGGGTATTCATTTTGATATAGTATACAAGAAGTATAAGAAACGGCGGAATCAGCCGCCGTTTTTCCATGAAAACCGGTTGAAGAGGTGGGAGAGATGAGCTCTGAATTTCCAAGGATCCTGTCCCTTTTGCGGCAGGAGCGGGGCGTCAGCCAGCGGACGGCGGCCAAGGACCTGGGGGTGAGCCAGGCCCTGTTGAGCCACTATGAAAACGGCATCCGGGAGCCGGGCCTTCCCTTTGTGGTGCGGGCCTGCGACTACTACCATGTGTCGGCGGACTTTATCTTAGGCAGGACCCTCAGCCGGGACGGGGCCATGATCTCTTCCGACGAGGTCTACGACCCGGAGGCGGAGCGCAGCGGCGTGCTGAAGGGAAGCGTCCTTGCCACGCTGCAAAACAAACTGATCACCGGCTCCGTGTCGGTGCTGTTCGACCTTTTGGGCAAGGTGGGCGACAAGGGGGCCATCAACGCGGCGGCGGCTTACCTCTCCACCGGCATCTACCAGCTCTACCGCCGGCTCTACCGCTGCGCCGGCGGGAACGAGGCCTATTTCTCCGCCGACGCGGAGGTCTATTCCCTGGATATGGCCCTCGCTGACATGAAGCTCTCTGAGGTGCGTTATGCCCTGGCCCTGGACGAGGCGGCGGAGCGGAAGGAGGAGTTCCCCTCCGTATCCGACGAGAGCCTGAAGGAGGCCTATCCCGGCCGCAGCCAGAGCGTGGCCCAGGTGCTGCACAATACGGACGCGCGCCTGAGCGCGCTGACGGAGAAGTGAGATGAATTTTCAGTCCTTTGGATTTGTCGGCTTTTTCAGCCTGACGCTGGCGCTCTGCCTTGGGGCGGGGCGCCGCAACCGCCCGCTGGGGCAGGCGGTGCTGTTAATCGCCTCTGCGGTCTTCTACCTCTGGAGCTTCACCTCCGCCGCCTGGTGGGGGTGGGGTGTGCTGCTGGTGGGGAGCAGCGTGACCTATGGGGTCTGCCGGCACCTCATCTCCGGGCGGCTGAGGGGCCGTGGACGCAGGAGATGGTTCCTTTTGGCGATCAGCTATCACGTGGCCGTGCTGCTGGTCTTCAAGTACACGGGCTTTTTCACCGGCGGCGCCGTGGCGGTGGGCTGGGCTCCGCTGGGGCTGAGCTTTTTTACGTTCCAGCAGCTCTGGTTTTTAAAAGAGGTGTATACGGGGGAGTTCCCGGCGGCGGAGATGGAGCGCGTCAGCGGCGACTCCTTCACCCTCTTCAGCTTCTTTTTCCCCACGGTGACTTCCGGCCCCATCCTGCGGCCAGGCGCCTTCTTCCCCCAGCTGAAGGGGGAGAAGTTCCTGCGGCCCGACTGGGAGGACGCCCGGGCCGGCCTCTATGCCATCGCCTTGGGCTGCGGCAAGAAGGTGCTGCTTGCGGACTCCTTCGGCGTCATTGTCAACAACGGCTACGCCCACCTCGGAGAACTGGCCGCGCCCTCGGCGGCCCTGGTGGTGCTGGGCTACAGCCTTCAGCTGTATTTTGACTTCTCCGGCTACTGCGATATGGCCGCGGGGATTGCCCGGCTTTTGGGCGTCCGGCTGCCGCTGAACTTTGATTCGCCCTATCGCAGCCTCAGCGTGACCGAGTTCTGGAAGCGCTGGCACATCACGCTGACCACATTTTTACGGGAGTGCCTCTATTTCCCCCTGGGCGGCAGCCGCCGGGGCGCAGCCCGGACCTATCTCAACATCATGATCGTCTTTTTGGTCAGCGGCTTCTGGCACGGCGCCGGCTGGACCTTCCTCCTCTGGGGTGCCATCCATGGCGCCTGCCAGGTGGCGGAGCGGCTGTGGGGCAGCCGGCGGGACCGCCTGCCCAAGGCGGTGCGCTGGGCGCTGACCTTTGCCGTGGTGAACATCGCCTGGGTCTATTTCCGCGCGCCCACGGTGGCGGCGGGCAACAGCGTGCTGCGCGCCCTCTTTTCCCTGCGCATGGAACGGCCGGACAAGTGGCTGGTCTCCGGCCTCTTCGCCTCGGAGATGGACGCGGTTCGCATCCTGCTGCCATCGCTGACGCCCTGGCTGAACACCATTTTGATCCTGGGGCTTTACGGCGTGGGCCTAATGGTCATCGCCATGCCCCGCAGCGCGGTGCGGCGCATGGATGCCTTCCGTCCCACCTGGTGGCGCGCGGCGGGCCTCGCGGCGGTGCTTGTGTGGTCGGTGCTGTCCTTCAGCGGCATCACTACGTTTATCTACTCCAATTTCTGACGGGGAGGCGCGGATCATGAAAGAAAGGCGCTTTGTCCTGGGCACACTGGCCCTGGCACTGGCGGCGCTGGGGGCTTGCGCGGCCCTGGTCTGGTATGCCGACCCCTGCTTCTACTTCCGGTTTCCCGGGAAGATCGAGCCGGTCTTTTTCAGCGAGCGCTACCAGAACGCGGGCATGGCCAAGCATGTGGCGGCGGACACAGTGGTGATGGGTACCTCCATGACTGCCAACTACCGCGTCAGTGAGGTGGAGGCTGCCTTCGGCGGCACGGCGGTGAAGCTGACCTTTTCCGACGGCTACCTCAGCGAATTCGACCAGGCCATGGACATGGTCTTCCGCCATCACACGCCGGAGCGGGTGCTCTTCGGCCTGGACATCAACGTCCTCACCCGGGACGAATCCAAAAAAACCGACGCCCTGCCCGCATATCTCTACAACAAAAACCCACTGGATGATGTAAACTATATCCTGAATAAGGATACGCTGTACTACAGCCTCTACCGCATCAAATGCAGCCGGTGGGGCACCACCGACGACGTGGACCAGGCCTTCACCTGGGACGGCGACGTGTGGTGGTCCAAGGAGACCGCCCTGGCGGGCTACCAGCGGCCGGAGGTCTCGGCGGAACCCGTGGCGGTGACGGCCTATCACCAGAACGCCGTGGACAATGTGAAGGTGATCCTGAACTGGGCCAACCGCCACCCGGAGACGGAGTTCGACGTGTTCTTCCCGCCCTACAGCATGCTCTACTGGGACAAGATGCAGCGCACCGGCGCAACAGACGCCGTGTTTTCCGCGCTGGAGACGGGAATCCGGTACCTTGCCGAGAATCAGCAGCGGGAAAACATCCGCATCTTCTTTTTCCCGGCCCAGGAGGACATTGTGACGGACCTTGACAACTATGGCGACTATATCCACCACTCCGGCGCGGTGTGCTCCCGGCTGATCGGCGAGCTGGCCGCGGGGGAGTACGAGATCGACCCGGCCACAACGGAAACTGTGCGCAGCATTCTTTCCGAATGGAAGGAATTTGTGGTAAACTATGACTACGACGCCATTTGGCAGTGACCGTTGCATCAAGGGCGGAGCGGCTCCCCACGCGGCATAACGGGCCTAAACGCTGCGTGTCCGCGCGGGAGCGTGACTTGGCAAGGAGGTTTTTTCTATGATAAAGCAAAGCAATATACGTAACTTCTCCATCATCGCCCACATCGACCACGGCAAGTCCACCCTGGCCGACCGGCTGCTGGAGCGGTGCAACGCCGTCTCCGAGCGGGAGATGTCCAGCCAGCTCCTGGACAACATGGATTTGGAGCGGGAGCGGGGCATCACCATCAAGGCCCGCGCCGTCCGGCTGAGCTATCAGGCCCGGGACGGGGAAGTCTACGAGCTGAACCTGATCGACACGCCGGGCCACGTGGACTTCAACTATGAGGTCAGCCGGTCCCTTGCGGCCTGCGAGGGCGCGGTGCTGGTGGTGGACTCCACCCAGGGCGTGGAGGCCCAGACCCTTGCCAACACCTACCTGGCGCTGGAGCACAACCTGGAAATCCTGCCGGTATTCAACAAGATCGACCTGCCTGCCGCGGACCCCAAGCGGGCCAAGGAGGAGGTGGAGAACATCATCGGCCTGCCCGCCATGGACGCGCCGGAGATCTCCGCCAAGTTGGGCGTCAACATCGAGGACGTGTTAGAGGACGTGGTGAAAAACGTGCCGCCGCCCACCGGCGACGTGGACGCGCCCCTCAAGGCGCTGATCTTCGACAGCCAGTACGACAGCTACCGGGGCGTCATCGTCTACCTGCGGCTGATGGAGGGCACGCTCCGCACGGGCCAGAGCGTGAAGATGATGGCCTCCGGCGCCTCCTACCAGGTGGTGGAGTGCGGCCATCTGCTGCCCCTGGGCCTGGAGCCCTGCGACGCGCTGGAGGCCGGCGAGGTGGGCTATTTCACCGCCTCCATCAAGAACGTGAAGGATACCCGGGTGGGTGACACGGTCACCGACGCCCTCTGCCCGGCCGCCGAGGCCCTGCCCGGCTACCGCCCCGTGCAGCCCATGGTCTACTGCGGCATCTACACCGAGGACGGGTCGGAGTACCCGGATCTGCGGGACGCGCTGGAAAAGCTCCAGCTCAACGACGCCTCCCTAAGCTTTGAGCCGGAGAGCTCCGTGGCCCTGGGCTTTGGGTTCCGCTGCGGCTTTTTGGGCATGCTCCACCTGGAGGTGATCCAGGAGCGGCTGGAGCGGGAGTTCGACCTGGGCCTTGTGACCACGCTGCCCTCGGTCATCTACCACGTCACAAAGACCGACGGCACGGTGGTGAAGGTGGACAACCCCCACAACTACCCGGACCCGGCCTCCATCGAGCTGGCGGAGGAGCCCTACGTGAAGGTGTCCATCATCACGCCCCAGGACTACGTGGGCAACATCATGCCCATGTGCCAGGACCGCCGGGGCGAGTTCAAGGACATGCAGTACCTGGACACCAACCTGGTGGAGCTGCACTACCAGATGCCCCTCAACGAGATCATCTACGACTTTTTCGATGCCCTGAAGGCCAACACCAAGGGCTACGCGTCGCTGGACTACGAGCTCTCCGGCTACCGCCCCAGCGAGCTTGTGAAGGTGGACGTGCTGCTCAACGGCGACCAGGTGGACGCGCTGAGCTTCATCGCCCACAAGGACAAGGCCTACCCCCGGGCCCGGCGTCTGTGCGAAAAGCTGAAGGAGAACATCCCCCGCCAGCTCTTTGAGATTCCGGTCCAGGCGGCCATCGGCGGGCGGGTGATCGCCCGGGAGACGGTGAAGGCCATGCGCAAGGACGTGCTGGCCAAGTGCTACGGCGGCGACATCACCCGGAAGAAGAAGCTGCTGGAAAAGCAGAAGGAGGGCAAGAAAAAGATGCGCACGTTGGGCACGGTCCAGGTGCCGACGGAGGCATTTTTGGCGGTGCTCAAGTTAGACGAATAAAAAGGCCGCCGCACCCGCGCGAATCAAGCAAAAATAACAAAGAAAAGAGTATTTCATGACCTTTCAAGACTTACACCTGCTGCCCGAGATTCAACGGGCGGTCCGTGACGTGGGCTATGTGACCCCGTCGCCCATCCAGGCCCAGGCCATCCCGCCGGTGCTGACCGGCCGCGACCTGATCGGCTGCGCCCAGACGGGCACCGGCAAGACGGCGGCCTTCGCCATCCCCATCCTCCAGCACCTGCACCAGGAGAAGAAGTTCACCCACAAGCCCATCCGGGCCCTGATCCTCACGCCCACCCGGGAGCTGGCCCTCCAGATCAAGGAGAGCTTCGACGACTATGGCAAGTACCTGCCCCTGATCACCACGGTGATCTTCGGCGGCGTCAGCCAGGTGCCCCAGGTGGAGGCCCTGCAAAAGGGCACTGACATCCTGGTGGCCACGCCGGGGCGGCTCAACGACCTCTGCAACCAGGGCCACATCGACCTCAGCCACATCAGCTGCTTTGTCCTGGACGAGGCGGACCGGATGCTGGACATGGGCTTCATCCACGACGTGCGCAAGGTGCTTGCCCGCCTGCCGGAGCAGCGCCAGACCCTGCTCTTCTCCGCCACCATGCCGGAGGAGATCGTCAAGCTGACCCGCCAAATCCTGAAAAACCCCATCACCGTGGAGGTGACGCCCGTGTCCTCCACCGTGGACGCCATCGAGCAGTCCCTCTACAAGGTGGACAAGGCCAACAAGCGGAGGCTCCTCATCCACCTGCTGCGGGAGAACGGCTGGTATTCCGTGCTGGTCTTCACGGCCACCAAGCACGGGGCCGACCGGGTGGCCAAGGAGCTTTGCCGGGAGGGGATCCCCACCATGGCCATCCACGGCAACAAGAGCCAGAACGCCAGGGTCAAGGCCCTGGAGAGCTTTAAGAGCGGGGAAAGCCGGGTGCTGGTGGCCACGGACATTGCGGCCCGGGGCATCGACATCAACGAGCTTTCCTGCGTCATCAACTTCGACCTGCCCAATGTGCCGGAGACCTATGTCCACCGCATCGGCCGCACGGGCCGGGCGGGCCACGGCGGCGTGGCGGTGAGCTTCTGCAATTTTGACGAGCTGGCCTATTTGAAGGACATTGAGAAGCTCATCGGCAAGAAGGTGCCGGAGGTGGCGGACCACCCCTATCCCATGGAGGTCTTTGAGGCCACGCCCAAGGCGGAGCGCCCGCCCCGCCCTCCCCGGGTAGAGCGGACGGCAAAGCCCGCGGCGGAGCGGCCCGCCGGGAAAGAGCGGCCCGCAAGGGCGGAGCGGCCCAGGAACCAGGAGCGGGTGGTACGGACGGAGCACTCTGCAAAAACGGAGCGGCCCCAGGCCGCTGCAGCGGAGCCGCCCAAGCCCCGCAAGGTGCGCTCCGGCGCGCCGATGCTGCCCGGGTATGTGGTGGCGGCGGCGGACGGCCGCCGCAGGCGGAAGAAATAAAAAAGAGCGCACGACGGTCATTCGTCGTGCGCGTCTTCTAAGCTTAAGGCGGTTTCTATGTAGAGATTTTCTATTCCGTCTACTGCGGTCAGCAGCTGTTTCTTCGCTTGAGGGACATTTCCAGCGTCTATGGAATCCAATGCATCGGAGACGGCGCCCATTAAGAGGGCATACATCTTTTTGTACGGAATCATTGCTATCACCTCATCATTTATATATTGCCACAATATTGTAGCATATTTAAATGTTAGATGCAACAAAATAGTAGCATTTACTCACAAGGAGTGATGCTGCTATGGTTTTCCAGCGGTTGGAAGACTTGAGAATAGATGCGGATAAGACGCAAGAAGACATTGCCAGAATACTGAATTGCAAAAGGGAAGTGTATCGGCGGTATGAAAAGGGGCTTCAAGAAATACCTGTCTGGGCACTTATCAAACTGGCGGACTTCTACAAGACAAGCACGGACTATATCTTGGGTCTGACAAACAAGCGGGAACAGGATTAAAACAGAGGGGAAAAGAGTATAGTTCGCTACAATATTGTGGCATATTCAGATGTAAGATGCAACAAAATAATAGCATTCCTTTATAAGGAGTGATGCTATTATGGTTTTCCAGAGGTTAGAAGATTTGAGGATAGATGCAGATAAAACCCAGGAGGACATTGCTGATATACTGGATTGTAAAAGGGAGGTTTATCGGCGATACGAAAAGGGAATTCATGAAATACCTGTCTGGGCACTCGTAAAACTGGCAAGCTTCTACAAGACAAGCACGGATTACATTCTGGGCCTTACGGATATAAAGAAACCATACCCAAAGGGGAAGTAACGCACAATGGAAAGAGCGCACGACGGTCATTCGTCGTGCGCTCTTTTTCTCACTCGAGGCCCATCACGTCCTCCACTGGCATGGACAGCACCACGCCCTGGGCCGGACTCTTGGGGCCGAACTGCTTGTGGATCGCGTCCATGATCCCCACCTTCTTCTTCCGGGAGGACACAATCAAAATCAGCTCCTGCTCCTCCTGGAGGGAGATGCCGAAAAAGCGCATGGGCTCCTCCAAACCCCGGCGCCGGCCGCGCAGCACCGTGCCGCCGGTGGCCCCGGCGCTCCGGGCCGCGTCCATCACCTCGTCGCTGAAGCCCTGGTTGACGGCGGCTAAAATCATGGCGTATGCGGACTGTGAAGCCATAGGCGGGTCTTCCTCCTCTTTTTTGGGAATGGGCCGGTCCAGCAGGTGCATCACGCTGGACTGGAGGCCGCTGATGGGGATGGTCACGGCGATGCCCGTGCCGTGGTGCTTCAGGTGCAGGGCCCGGTTCAGCTGCCGCAGCAGCCCCGGGGCCTCCTCCCGCCGGATCATGGCCAGGCTGACGGCCTTGTCGGTCTCGCCCAGGCCGCTCAGCCGCAGGATTTCCGAGCTGGCGGTGCCCTTTCCCCGGCACTGGTACTGGAGGGGCACAAAGCCCTGCTTCAGCAGCGCGGACACCTGCACGGCGCCCTCCGCGTCGCTGATGACGCACAAAAGGCGGGGCCCGGTCATGCGCACACCTCCTCGTCCAAGTCAATGATGTAGTCCTCTTCCTCCGGCGCGGCGGGGGCCTCCTCCGGGGCAAAGCGGAGCTTCCGGGCGTAGACCACGCCCATGGCCTGGACCGCGATCAGCGGGGCCAGGGCCACCAGGGCCACCACACCGAAGGCGTCAGTGACCACGCTGCCGCCCGCGCCGGTGCACGCGCCGATGGACAGCGGCAGCAAAAAGGTGGAGGTCATGGGGCCGGAGGCCACGCCGCCGGAGTCAAAGGCGATGCCCACGAACACCCGGGGCACGAAATAGGTCAGAATCAGGGCGATGAGATAGCCGGGAATCAAAATCCAGTAGATGTGGATGCCCGTCACCACCCGCACCATGGCCAGCCCCACCGCCGCGGACACGCCTAAGGACAGGCACAGGTTCATGGACCTGCGGGAGATGGCGCCGTTGGTCAGGTCCTCCACCTGGTGGTTGAGGATCTGCACCGCCGGCTCGGCCTTGACGATGCAGTAGCCGATCACCGCGCCCACCGGCACCAGAAGCCACAACTGGTCGGCCATGCGGCTGCCTAAGAGGCTGCCCACCGGGGCAAAGCCCACGTTGACCCCGGTGAGGAACAAAATGAGGCCCACGATGGTGTAGGCAAAGCCCACGGCCATCCGCAGCAGCTGGCCCCGGTGGTAGCGGCGGGTGAAGAACTGGAAGAGCAGGAAAACCGCCAGCACCGGCGCCATGGAGGAGAGGACCTCCCGGCCGAAATGGGGCAGCTGCACGGCAAAGGCCGCCGCCACGTCCCGGGTGGTCTCCACCTGGGCGATGTCCACTGTGGCGTAGGAGCTGCCGTCGGGGCGGTAGAAGATGCCCAGGAGCAGTACCATCAAAATGGGGCCGATGCTGGAAAAGGCCACCAGGCCGAAGCTGTCGTCCGCGCCGTTTTTGTCGCTCCGGGCGGCGGAGAGGCCGATGCCCATGGCCATGATGAATGGCACGGTCATGGGGCCGGTGGTGACGCCGCCGGAGTCGAAGGCCACGGGCACAAAGTCCGCCGGGGTCACAAAGGACAGGGCGAACAGCGCCAGGTACAAAATGCACAGCAGCCGGGGCAGGGGGATGCGGAACAAAATGCGCAGCGCCGCCGCCACCAGAAAGAGGCCCACGCCCACCGCCACGGTCCAGATCAGCACCTCATTGGGCACCGAGGGCACCTGGTTGGCCAGGACCTGGAGGTCCGGCTCGGCGATGGTGATGATGGCGCCCATCAGGAAGCACAGCCCCACCGTCAGCGGCAGGCTGCGTGTTTTAAAGAGCTGGGTGCCGATGCCCTCGCCCAACGGCGTCATGGACATCTCCGCGCCCAGCTGGAAAAACCCCATGCCGACGATCAGCAGCACCGCGCCCGTGAGGAACAGCAGCACCGTGCCCACTTCCAGGGGCACCGCCGCCACCGTCAGCAGCAGTACGATGGCGGTGATGGGGAGCACCGCCGCCACGGATTCCATGATTTTTTCCCGTAATTTCTTGTTCAACTCGTGGACTTCCCTCCATTTCTCAAACCATAAGACCATTCTTCTTCAGTTCATTATACGGGAAAACAGAGGGTGGAACAACGGGAAAATCGGAATCTTATCAGAATCTTTACGCTTTATTATGGACAAAATGGTTAAAAAATGAAACAAACATGGGGAAATGCACCCTGGCGCAAACAGCGGTTGACAGCCGCGCCGCCGCACCGTACAATGAAAAAAACCGCCGCAGCACGCTGCGGCAGGCTCAGAAAAGAGGGAATGCACATGAAGAAAACGCTTTCGCCCGGCGCGTGGAAGAAGACGGCGTTTCCCAAGTATACGACCCAACTTATGAATTTGGCAAACCAGACCGCCCAGGGCACCCGCCCCAAGGTGGTGGGCCAGATGTCGGAGCTCTTTCCCCAGTACCGGCGGAGCACGGAGAAGCCCTCCGTCGAGGGGTGGGAGCAGTGGTACCGGGAACAGAACCCGGAGGCCATTGAGCG
Proteins encoded:
- a CDS encoding DUF1538 domain-containing protein: MNKKLREKIMESVAAVLPITAIVLLLTVAAVPLEVGTVLLFLTGAVLLIVGMGFFQLGAEMSMTPLGEGIGTQLFKTRSLPLTVGLCFLMGAIITIAEPDLQVLANQVPSVPNEVLIWTVAVGVGLFLVAAALRILFRIPLPRLLCILYLALFALSFVTPADFVPVAFDSGGVTTGPMTVPFIMAMGIGLSAARSDKNGADDSFGLVAFSSIGPILMVLLLGIFYRPDGSSYATVDIAQVETTRDVAAAFAVQLPHFGREVLSSMAPVLAVFLLFQFFTRRYHRGQLLRMAVGFAYTIVGLILFLTGVNVGFAPVGSLLGSRMADQLWLLVPVGAVIGYCIVKAEPAVQILNHQVEDLTNGAISRRSMNLCLSLGVSAAVGLAMVRVVTGIHIYWILIPGYLIALILTYFVPRVFVGIAFDSGGVASGPMTSTFLLPLSIGACTGAGGSVVTDAFGVVALVALAPLIAVQAMGVVYARKLRFAPEEAPAAPEEEDYIIDLDEEVCA